The genomic region ACTGGACTACGAACTTGAGCATATAAGCTCACAAGCCACTACCAAGCATTAGTGTTATGGTTTTTTACCTGTACTTGCTCACTGTCTTCGAGGCTTTTCTTGATAAAGCACTGGTCATCCTGCAAGTTCAATATGGGAAAATTAACTGAATAATTTTTTAGGTGGATTCTTTGACAGTCCATGCGGATACACTGGCAAAGTACGTAAGTTTGTGCAGACAAATAATTGACCAAAACATTAAGATTTTCTAACACTGACTTTTACTAGTTCACAACTTGAAACTACCCTACCAAATCACAGAGTCAAAGGATGCTGCTAGTTTCATCAAGGACAAGCAAGATCTGTTTGTAATAAAAAAGATGCTTGTCTTGGCAATTTAAGCTACTATCATGACACACCACCCAAGATTCATAAAATACAGCATATGGTTGCATTGATATTATATGCAGTGCACATGATATGCATTGCAGGATCAGAAATTGGTAAAGAAGGTTAAGAAAATGGACTCTACCAGCAGAGACTTGTCAAGAAAATAATCAAATACCACCTTGCATCTGGTTGAATCTAATGGGACAGCTAGATTAGTGTCCATCCATGGACCATATCTGAAAATTCAGTAGTGATACACATCTTGTAAGTAACCAAGAAATAACAAAAAGTGAGAGAAGTAAATATTATAGGTTCTCAATGTGGATTAACCTGTTGATCATAAAGTTTGGAtaaacaaaggcatatagagcttTTGTCCCTAAGCGATCGAAGTCATCTGGTTCTGCTGGTGCACTTTCACATCTTTGAACACTAACTCTTTCATATGTCTGCGAGAAATTCGTAGATGGTGCTTAATTATCCACCCTTACAAGGAACAGCGACTGAAACTGCTAGTCTGCTACAGAAAAAAATAACGTGGTACTTCACATTCGATCTCATATATAGAGTCTTGGTTAGATGTCTATGCATATGTCCATGTTGTATTCGTCTCATATACAGAGTCCTTGTTCTTCCTGTATCGGTGTATATATATTCGGGCCTAGTGCCCTCATATTGAATATAGTGCAATTCATAACACACTGTACTAGGATTAGAACTGGGACCATGGATGAAGGAAGACAAACCGAGAAAAGGGATTTACGGACAATACAAGTGTTTCATAGGATTGAAGCTGCAGACCCGATGCAAGATCCCCATGTGCGTATGGAACATGATATCCACCGTCTAGGTAATTGTCACAGAAGACCTGCATGAGAAATATAGAATAGTTTATAACATGTTTAAGAGAAACTCATTGCATTTGAGAGACACTTGATCAAATCGTTAGCCATGAAGTTTATCAATAATGAACCTTCCAGTTACAGTTGATAATATATTCTCGCCTGCAAATATGCGGCAGTGAAGTGTCAATGCCATTTGTACCCAACAGATCTGAAGCACTACCCAACCATTCATTTCCAACTGTGTCATAAACATTATCTTCAGTGGACTCATCATCAAATCTGATCAACACAAAAGGTCCCCAAGTAGCCACCTTGATTGGTATGAGACCAAAATCCTGTTTGCCAACACAAGCATTAGGTAGTGTTGTTGGGTTAATAAGCATATAGGCTGAGGAAAGAACTTGGCATATACATTCTTATTGAAGTTTTTAATTCCTGATATTCTTGTAGCCTTCAGAAGGGTGCCATCCAATCCATATGTCCATCCCTAAAAAGTTCCATGGCTAGTATCTCACACAACATGATTGAAATATAAACAGCTAGCTAAAGAAAAAATAACGTGGCTATCTTAGGATAACAAAGAAAGGAATATGTCAGCATAGAACCAAAGGACGAACCGTCTCTACAGGTTTTCCATCAAGGAACTCACATGGTAAGGGCACTGGAAGCAAGTCTTATGACCACTTCCACATGCAAGGAGTGAAGCATGATGTCGGCACACATTGTGGAAAGCATGAAGTTTCCCATTTGCATCCCGACATACGACAAATTCCACATTTCCCAGCCTGTTGCTTCATCTTATTAGATGAGTGAAGGTTAGCAGTCTCCAGCATAAATCACCATATTTAGAAGCATTTTGAGGTAGCAAAATTATTTATATATGTACGAAAGGCGTAGCAAAATTACTACTAACTGGAACTACTGAGGCATCGAAACAAGACGTAAGCACCTTCCTGTGAAGAAATCATTTGGGTTCTTCACTTGCCATATGTGACCTGGAAAAGAGCATTTGTAAATTTAAAAGGTGTCACGGAATGAGCATTCAGAGAGTAACTACGGATGCTGGCAGACTATGATGCGCAGATACTTCACAAAACTCACGTAATGGTGTCGGATAACGTATCGGATACGGATACCTCTCGGATACTTACGGATACGTACCGGAGAAATATCGGATATTTCTACAgatttaaataaataaaaaaagacgGATACTCCATGGATACCTCTCCGATACCTGCGGGATACGTCCCAACCCTAGTTCGTAGTATACACTCGTGCTCCTGTATCGCATAATCACTGCCCAAAGCCACCTCCCTGCCTCCTCTTGTGCGTCCCCAACCGCCGCAGTTCGTCGGTATGTGGCCGCCTCT from Zea mays cultivar B73 chromosome 6, Zm-B73-REFERENCE-NAM-5.0, whole genome shotgun sequence harbors:
- the LOC778432 gene encoding CMO protein, with protein sequence MMATGRSLAGVYSARATRPMPLRAGARAPCAGAAAAEPAAEHVRRLVAEFDPAVPLDSAVTPPSGWYTDPDFLQLEIDSVFFRGWQAVGHIWQVKNPNDFFTGRLGNVEFVVCRDANGKLHAFHNVCRHHASLLACGSGHKTCFQCPYHGWTYGLDGTLLKATRISGIKNFNKNDFGLIPIKVATWGPFVLIRFDDESTEDNVYDTVGNEWLGSASDLLGTNGIDTSLPHICRREYIINCNWKVFCDNYLDGGYHVPYAHGDLASGLQLQSYETLTYERVSVQRCESAPAEPDDFDRLGTKALYAFVYPNFMINRYGPWMDTNLAVPLDSTRCKVVFDYFLDKSLLDDQCFIKKSLEDSEQVQIEDIALCEGVQRGLESPAYSVGRYAPSVEMAMHHFHRLMHANLSEY